The following are from one region of the Solidesulfovibrio sp. genome:
- a CDS encoding ATP-binding protein, producing the protein MKRSDRSDGAQYLGLVKFLSWSSLALILLVNLFLSIFLSNYARQDVLTKQKEFALLLAENLNHQIYQRFTLPTVIGFGRVELSQPAQYDRLEKTVLSTIHSFHVSEVRIYDFDKRVSFSTDKELVGQTGYAGTAILEALEQGTSSFQVFSRTGMFGGIFDFNPKPGAVTLRTIYPLRTERSLVPGNPQGFIMGVLEFTQDITDDYQKVVDFQRIIIATTLGSSLVLFLILRVIISRAGRINAQRIAEREQLERELQQQEKLAGMGRMVAGIAHEIRNPLGIIRSTAELLLKRNKETDGANAKLLAAIFDESKRLSKVVGDFLDYARPKAPRQDTVDLAVICDQALTFLEQKCEDLGVAVSRDYAQGLLVRGDKDLLYRAVYNIVSNALDALAEDKDKARPPSLAVAATAGKEAVVLSVTDSGPGFCPENRHRLLDPFFTTKDAGTGLGLAIVRNILESHGASLALENAPEGGARVVMTFPPA; encoded by the coding sequence GTGAAAAGGTCCGACCGCTCGGACGGAGCGCAATACCTGGGGCTGGTCAAGTTCCTGTCCTGGAGTTCCCTGGCCCTGATCCTTTTGGTCAACCTGTTCCTGTCGATTTTCCTGTCCAACTACGCCCGGCAGGACGTGCTGACCAAGCAGAAGGAATTCGCCCTGCTTCTGGCCGAGAACCTCAACCACCAGATCTACCAGCGCTTCACCCTGCCCACGGTCATCGGCTTCGGCCGGGTGGAGCTGTCCCAGCCGGCCCAGTACGACCGGCTGGAAAAGACGGTGCTCTCCACCATCCACAGCTTCCACGTCAGCGAAGTGCGCATCTACGACTTCGACAAGCGGGTGTCGTTTTCCACGGACAAGGAACTGGTGGGCCAGACGGGCTACGCCGGCACGGCCATCCTCGAAGCCCTGGAACAGGGCACGTCGAGCTTCCAGGTGTTCAGCCGCACGGGCATGTTCGGCGGCATTTTCGACTTCAACCCCAAGCCAGGGGCGGTGACGCTGCGCACCATCTACCCCCTGCGCACCGAACGGTCGTTGGTGCCGGGCAACCCGCAAGGCTTCATCATGGGGGTGCTCGAATTCACCCAGGACATCACCGACGACTACCAGAAGGTCGTGGATTTCCAGCGCATCATCATCGCCACCACCCTTGGCTCGTCGCTCGTGCTCTTTTTGATCCTGCGCGTGATCATCAGCCGGGCCGGGCGCATCAACGCCCAGCGCATCGCCGAGCGCGAACAGCTCGAACGCGAGCTCCAGCAGCAGGAAAAGCTGGCCGGCATGGGCCGCATGGTGGCCGGCATCGCCCACGAGATCCGAAACCCCCTGGGCATCATCCGCTCCACGGCCGAACTCCTGCTCAAGCGCAACAAGGAGACCGACGGCGCCAACGCCAAGCTGCTCGCGGCCATTTTCGACGAATCCAAGCGCCTGTCCAAGGTGGTGGGCGATTTCCTGGACTACGCCCGGCCCAAGGCCCCGCGCCAGGACACGGTGGACCTGGCCGTCATCTGCGACCAGGCCCTGACCTTCCTGGAACAGAAATGCGAGGACCTGGGCGTGGCCGTTTCGCGCGACTACGCCCAGGGGCTGCTCGTTCGCGGCGACAAGGACCTCCTGTACCGCGCCGTCTACAACATCGTCTCCAACGCCCTGGACGCCCTGGCCGAGGACAAGGACAAGGCCCGCCCGCCGTCCCTCGCCGTGGCCGCCACGGCCGGCAAGGAGGCCGTGGTCCTTTCCGTCACCGACTCCGGCCCGGGTTTTTGCCCGGAAAACAGGCATCGGCTGCTGGATCCCTTTTTCACCACGAAAGACGCCGGCACGGGCCTGGGCCTGGCCATCGTGCGCAACATCCTGGAAAGCCACGGCGCGTCCCTGGCCCTGGAAAACGCCCCGGAGGGCGGCGCCCGCGTGGTCATGACCTTTCCGCCGGCCTAG
- a CDS encoding sigma-54 dependent transcriptional regulator has translation MPSQILILDDEKNYLLILEAMLGDAGYAITALDDPETGLAYLDESEVDVVITDMKMPKVTGQQVLEHVKRNYPYIPVIIMTAFGSIEGAVEAMRIGAFDYIAKPFANDELLLTVEKASRFAAAQRENMLLRQSLKDRFSSENIIGRGKAMQRVLEMVGKAAPTKSTVLITGESGTGKELLAKAIHYASPRKDAPFISVNCMALASGVLESELFGHEKGSFTGAVARKRGRFEMAHGGTIFLDEIGELSQEIQVKLLRVLQERKFERVGGADPIEVDIRILAATNRNLAEAVSAGTFREDLYYRLNVVHIETPPLRERREDIPILAAHFLERYAGENGKTFKGFSPEAMDYLTAYEWPGNVRQLQNVVERCVVLASTDVVEVEDLPSEIRDEESQYKSAVDLLPVTINLNETLEKIEAALIRRALARTNLVQVKAAEMLGISKSLLQYKLKKYKLTGH, from the coding sequence ATGCCAAGCCAAATACTCATCCTCGACGACGAAAAAAACTACCTGCTCATCCTCGAAGCCATGCTCGGGGACGCCGGCTACGCCATCACCGCCCTGGACGACCCGGAAACGGGCCTGGCCTACCTCGACGAATCCGAAGTGGACGTGGTCATCACGGACATGAAGATGCCCAAGGTCACGGGCCAGCAGGTGCTCGAACACGTCAAGCGCAACTACCCCTACATCCCGGTCATCATCATGACCGCGTTTGGCAGCATCGAGGGCGCGGTCGAGGCCATGCGCATCGGCGCCTTCGACTACATCGCCAAGCCCTTCGCCAACGACGAACTGCTTTTGACCGTGGAAAAGGCCAGCCGCTTCGCCGCCGCCCAGCGCGAGAACATGCTGCTGCGCCAGTCCCTCAAGGACCGCTTCTCCTCGGAGAACATCATCGGCCGGGGCAAGGCCATGCAGCGGGTGCTGGAGATGGTGGGCAAGGCCGCGCCCACCAAGTCCACGGTGCTCATTACCGGCGAGTCCGGCACGGGCAAGGAGCTGCTGGCCAAGGCCATCCACTACGCCTCGCCGCGCAAGGACGCGCCGTTTATCTCCGTCAACTGCATGGCCCTGGCCTCGGGGGTGCTCGAATCGGAACTGTTCGGCCACGAGAAGGGGTCTTTCACCGGCGCGGTGGCCCGCAAGCGCGGCCGCTTCGAAATGGCCCACGGCGGCACCATCTTCCTCGACGAAATCGGCGAGCTGTCCCAGGAGATCCAGGTGAAGCTGTTGCGCGTGCTCCAGGAACGCAAGTTCGAGCGCGTGGGCGGGGCCGACCCCATCGAGGTGGACATCCGCATCCTGGCCGCCACCAACCGCAACCTGGCCGAGGCCGTCTCCGCCGGCACGTTCCGCGAGGACCTCTACTACCGCCTCAACGTGGTCCATATCGAAACGCCGCCCCTTCGCGAACGCCGCGAAGACATCCCCATACTCGCCGCCCACTTCCTGGAGCGCTACGCCGGGGAAAACGGCAAGACCTTCAAGGGCTTTTCCCCCGAGGCCATGGACTACCTCACGGCCTACGAATGGCCGGGCAACGTGCGCCAGCTGCAAAACGTGGTGGAGCGTTGCGTGGTGCTGGCCAGCACCGACGTGGTGGAGGTGGAGGACCTGCCAAGCGAGATCCGCGACGAGGAAAGCCAGTACAAATCCGCCGTGGACCTGCTGCCGGTCACCATCAACCTCAACGAAACCCTGGAGAAGATCGAGGCGGCGCTGATTCGCCGGGCGCTCGCCCGCACCAACCTCGTCCAGGTCAAGGCGGCCGAGATGCTCGGCATCTCCAAAAGCCTGCTGCAATACAAGCTCAAGAAGTACAAGCTGACCGGGCACTGA
- a CDS encoding DEAD/DEAH box helicase — translation MSAPEKKRPGTPPSPDRAAPDAPEGGDVAEYVSALLASARLGPQVVHHRVLPAAPAAFADPARPFPRHLTGLLAGRGIDKLYAHQAMATDVSRAGRHVAVATPTASGKTLTYLLPVLEEIARNPDSRALFLFPLKALAQDQKKAIEELTAALPASSRPRAAIYDGDTSPHFRRKIRENPPHILITNPEMLHLALLPGHESWSTLFAGLSHVVVDEMHTYRGVMGSHMAHVFRRLSRVCGRYGARPAFIFCSATIGNPGELAESLTGLPVTTVTQSGAPTAPRHFLFVNPEQSASTTAVMLLAAALKRGLRTIVYTQSRKMTELISLWIAERAGPYASRVSAYRSGFLPEERRAIEADMASGKLLAVVSTSALELGIDIGGLDLCLLCGYPGSVMSAWQRGGRVGRALRESAVILIAGEDALDQYFMRHPADFFDRPPESAVINPDNPAIAARHLECAAAELPLTDAEPLFSTPAMAREIAKLEAKGLLLRDKDGRRVFAARKRPQRDVNLRGTGGQFSIETPGGAVIGQIDEMRACRETHPGAVYIHRGVSYLVESLDLPERRVRVVPAKADYHTRARGQKTTEILEVLGQTSVSGVPVFLGRLKVTETVTGYERRANRGGQLLSIVPLDLPPMVFETEGLWWVIPQDVQNELDRRLFHFMGAIHAMEHAMIGILPLLVLTDRNDLGGISTPLHPQVGRACVFVYDGAPGGVGLSRLAFSRAAEALERTLAAVAGCPCETGCPSCVHSPKCGSGNRPIDKVAARFLLEALVSGKFPEQDDCRPECQAQTPPETAATGAGRAKPAPPGRFGVLDVETRRAAAEVGGWGNAHKMGVSVAVLYDSSLDDYVVYRQEELPALYEALARLDLVVGFNINRFDYKVLAGAAPFDHRALPTLDILEKVHARLGYRLSLDGLAKATLGTPKSATGLDALAWWKEGRLGEIITYCKKDVEVTRDLYLFGRDNGYLLFANKAGKTVRLPVEWV, via the coding sequence ATGTCCGCCCCCGAAAAAAAACGCCCCGGGACACCGCCGTCCCCAGACCGGGCCGCACCCGACGCGCCCGAAGGCGGCGACGTGGCCGAGTACGTGTCCGCCCTGCTGGCCTCCGCCCGTCTGGGGCCGCAGGTCGTCCACCATCGCGTCCTGCCGGCCGCGCCGGCCGCCTTCGCCGATCCGGCCCGGCCCTTTCCCCGCCACCTGACCGGGCTGCTGGCCGGGCGCGGCATCGACAAACTCTACGCCCACCAGGCCATGGCCACGGACGTCAGCCGCGCCGGCCGCCACGTGGCCGTGGCCACGCCCACGGCCAGCGGCAAGACCCTGACCTACCTGCTGCCGGTGCTGGAGGAGATCGCCAGAAACCCCGATTCCCGGGCGCTGTTCCTTTTTCCCCTCAAGGCCCTGGCCCAGGACCAGAAAAAGGCCATCGAGGAGCTCACGGCCGCCCTGCCGGCCTCGAGCCGCCCCCGGGCGGCCATCTACGACGGCGACACCAGCCCGCACTTTCGGCGCAAGATCCGCGAAAACCCGCCCCACATCCTGATTACCAACCCCGAGATGCTCCACCTGGCCCTGCTGCCCGGCCACGAGTCCTGGAGCACGCTGTTCGCCGGCCTGTCCCACGTGGTCGTCGACGAGATGCACACCTACCGGGGGGTGATGGGCTCGCACATGGCCCACGTCTTCCGGCGGCTGTCGCGGGTGTGCGGCCGCTACGGGGCGCGCCCGGCCTTCATCTTCTGCTCGGCCACCATCGGCAACCCCGGCGAGCTGGCCGAAAGCCTCACCGGCCTGCCGGTGACCACGGTCACGCAATCCGGCGCGCCCACCGCCCCGCGCCATTTCCTGTTCGTCAACCCCGAGCAGTCGGCTTCGACCACGGCCGTCATGCTCCTGGCCGCCGCCTTGAAACGCGGCCTGCGCACCATCGTCTACACCCAGTCCCGCAAGATGACCGAGCTCATAAGCCTCTGGATCGCCGAGCGGGCCGGGCCGTACGCCTCGCGGGTCTCGGCCTACCGCTCCGGCTTTCTGCCCGAGGAGCGCCGGGCCATCGAGGCGGACATGGCCTCGGGGAAACTGCTCGCCGTGGTCTCCACCTCGGCCCTGGAACTGGGCATCGACATCGGGGGCCTGGACCTGTGCCTTCTGTGCGGCTATCCCGGCTCGGTCATGTCGGCCTGGCAGCGCGGCGGCCGGGTGGGGCGGGCCCTTCGCGAATCGGCCGTGATCCTCATCGCCGGCGAGGACGCCCTGGACCAGTACTTCATGCGCCACCCGGCCGATTTCTTCGACCGGCCGCCCGAATCGGCCGTGATCAACCCCGACAACCCGGCCATCGCCGCCAGGCACCTGGAGTGCGCCGCCGCCGAGCTGCCCCTGACCGACGCCGAGCCCCTTTTTTCCACCCCGGCCATGGCCCGGGAGATCGCCAAGCTGGAAGCAAAGGGGCTGCTTTTGCGCGACAAGGACGGCCGGCGCGTCTTCGCCGCCCGCAAGCGGCCGCAGCGCGACGTCAACCTGCGCGGCACGGGCGGCCAGTTTTCCATCGAAACGCCAGGCGGCGCCGTCATCGGCCAGATCGACGAGATGCGCGCCTGCCGCGAGACCCACCCCGGCGCGGTCTACATCCACCGGGGCGTGTCCTACCTGGTCGAAAGCCTGGACCTCCCCGAGCGCCGCGTCCGCGTCGTCCCGGCCAAGGCCGACTACCACACCCGGGCCCGGGGCCAGAAAACCACCGAGATCCTCGAAGTGCTCGGTCAGACGTCGGTCTCCGGCGTGCCGGTCTTCCTGGGCCGGCTCAAGGTCACCGAGACCGTCACCGGCTACGAGCGCCGGGCCAACCGGGGCGGCCAGCTCCTGTCCATCGTGCCCCTCGATCTGCCGCCCATGGTCTTCGAGACCGAGGGGCTGTGGTGGGTCATTCCCCAGGACGTGCAAAACGAGCTCGACCGCCGGCTTTTTCACTTCATGGGCGCCATCCACGCCATGGAGCACGCCATGATCGGCATCCTGCCGCTGCTCGTGCTCACCGACCGCAACGATCTGGGCGGCATCTCCACGCCCCTGCACCCCCAGGTGGGCCGGGCCTGCGTGTTCGTCTACGACGGCGCGCCCGGGGGTGTGGGGCTCTCGCGCCTGGCCTTTTCCCGGGCCGCCGAGGCCCTGGAACGAACGCTGGCCGCCGTGGCCGGCTGCCCCTGCGAAACGGGCTGCCCCTCCTGCGTCCACTCCCCCAAATGCGGCTCCGGCAACCGGCCCATCGACAAGGTCGCCGCCCGCTTCCTCCTGGAGGCCCTCGTGTCCGGAAAATTTCCCGAACAAGACGATTGCCGCCCCGAGTGCCAGGCCCAGACGCCGCCGGAGACGGCCGCAACCGGCGCAGGCAGGGCCAAACCCGCCCCGCCCGGCCGTTTCGGCGTCCTGGACGTGGAGACCCGCCGGGCGGCGGCCGAGGTCGGCGGCTGGGGCAACGCCCACAAGATGGGCGTGTCCGTGGCCGTGCTCTATGATTCAAGCCTGGACGACTACGTCGTCTACCGCCAGGAGGAATTGCCGGCCCTGTACGAGGCCCTTGCCCGCCTGGACCTCGTGGTGGGATTTAACATCAACCGCTTCGACTACAAGGTCCTGGCCGGGGCCGCGCCCTTCGACCATCGCGCCCTGCCCACCCTGGACATCCTGGAAAAGGTCCACGCCCGCCTGGGCTACCGCCTGTCCCTGGACGGCCTGGCCAAGGCCACCCTCGGCACGCCCAAATCGGCCACGGGCCTCGACGCCCTGGCCTGGTGGAAGGAAGGGCGCCTGGGCGAAATCATCACGTATTGCAAGAAAGACGTGGAGGTCACCCGCGACCTCTACCTCTTCGGCCGCGACAACGGCTATCTGCTGTTCGCCAACAAGGCCGGCAAGACCGTGCGCCTGCCCGTGGAGTGGGTGTAG
- a CDS encoding diguanylate cyclase: MLATFNHIWGLETLKGKLRFYTLLLVALPFILVTSFFFLFQREQVLDGALRQIVSSLRQEGNVMRSWMGERFDDARFLAGIDVVRQGDVPAMLSVLHYYQDTHPFVSDVIYVSAQGHITGSVSAEPGIYVGDRPYFQQAQAGKPSLTSVPAGRASGQPICLFVTPIQAADGGFGGAIAIIVVLSSLDRWLLGAKAAPGGEVLLCDGQGRILAPSSAVAAGGGLGQAKAPAALLETGETGSLLRSGDGETWLGATMPLGDDGWRLFSQVAVSDVLAGYHRQSWWFLLAALCTLAVVTPLVLRLSRNLERPLLALAAYARTLRATRYREECPLEFPKDVPIEIRELLDAFCQMADEMRGHIEETERISVMDALTGLYNRRFLFSGGTKLLEAAARADKPFACLMIDVDHFKDVNDVHGHSAGDRVLAHLGRVLLGCVRKSDLVARYGGEEFAVLLTGADTAQAAELAERIRGALVREPCRVDDVFLPVTASFGVAEVREAVEYGESALEDMLARADKALYRAKAAGRDQVVVETRR, encoded by the coding sequence ATGCTGGCCACGTTCAACCATATCTGGGGTCTCGAGACCCTCAAGGGAAAGCTGCGCTTCTACACGTTGCTGCTGGTTGCATTGCCCTTCATCCTGGTCACGTCCTTCTTCTTTCTTTTTCAGCGCGAGCAGGTCTTGGACGGGGCCTTGCGCCAAATCGTCTCCAGCTTGCGACAGGAAGGCAATGTCATGCGTTCCTGGATGGGGGAGCGCTTTGACGATGCCCGGTTCCTGGCCGGCATCGATGTCGTGCGGCAGGGGGATGTCCCGGCGATGCTGTCGGTATTGCATTACTACCAGGACACCCACCCCTTTGTTTCCGATGTGATTTACGTCTCCGCCCAAGGCCATATCACAGGGTCCGTCTCCGCCGAGCCGGGCATCTATGTCGGGGACAGGCCGTATTTCCAGCAAGCCCAGGCCGGGAAACCCTCCCTGACCTCCGTCCCCGCGGGCCGGGCCTCGGGCCAGCCCATCTGCCTGTTCGTCACGCCCATCCAGGCGGCGGACGGCGGGTTCGGCGGAGCCATCGCCATCATCGTGGTGCTTTCCTCCCTGGACCGGTGGCTGCTTGGGGCCAAGGCCGCCCCGGGCGGGGAGGTGCTGCTTTGCGACGGTCAGGGACGCATCCTTGCCCCGTCCTCCGCCGTGGCGGCCGGGGGCGGGCTCGGACAGGCCAAGGCGCCCGCGGCGCTTCTGGAGACGGGCGAGACGGGCTCGCTGTTGCGCTCCGGAGACGGGGAAACCTGGCTGGGGGCGACCATGCCCCTTGGTGACGACGGCTGGCGGCTTTTCAGCCAGGTGGCCGTTTCCGACGTGCTGGCCGGCTACCACCGGCAGTCCTGGTGGTTTTTGCTGGCGGCGCTGTGCACGCTGGCCGTGGTGACGCCGCTGGTGTTGCGGCTTTCCCGCAACCTGGAGCGGCCCCTGCTGGCCCTGGCCGCCTATGCCCGGACGCTGCGGGCCACCCGCTACAGGGAAGAGTGCCCGCTGGAATTCCCCAAGGATGTGCCGATCGAGATCCGGGAACTGCTCGACGCGTTTTGCCAGATGGCCGACGAGATGCGCGGCCATATCGAGGAGACCGAGCGGATCAGCGTCATGGACGCGCTGACGGGGCTGTACAACCGCCGGTTCCTGTTCTCGGGCGGCACGAAGCTGCTCGAGGCCGCCGCCCGGGCCGACAAGCCCTTCGCCTGCCTCATGATCGACGTGGACCATTTCAAGGACGTCAACGATGTCCACGGCCACAGCGCCGGCGACCGGGTCCTGGCCCACCTGGGCCGGGTGCTCCTGGGTTGCGTGCGCAAGTCCGACCTGGTGGCGCGGTATGGCGGCGAGGAATTCGCGGTGCTGCTGACCGGAGCCGACACGGCCCAGGCGGCGGAACTGGCCGAGCGCATCCGGGGCGCCCTGGTCCGCGAGCCCTGCCGTGTCGACGACGTGTTTTTGCCGGTGACGGCGAGCTTCGGCGTGGCCGAGGTCCGTGAAGCGGTGGAGTACGGCGAGAGCGCCCTGGAGGACATGCTGGCCCGGGCGGACAAGGCGCTCTATAGGGCCAAGGCCGCCGGACGCGACCAGGTGGTGGTCGAAACGCGGCGGTAG